A stretch of DNA from Mesomycoplasma lagogenitalium:
TTATTTATATCGAGTATATTTTTTTCTTAAATTTATTTTAAACTTTATTTTTAGAATCATTTGTTGTTAAAAAATCATTTAAATTATCAAAAGAAGTTTCGACCATATTAGCGACTGCTTCATCAGTATAAGAACCGATATGAGGAGTTACAACAAAACGAGGATAATATTCCATTAATTTTGCAACGGTGCTATTTGGAACTTTGCTTTCATGTTTTTTAAAAAATATTTCAGATTCTTTGTTGAAAACATCGGTTGCTATAGCACTTAATTTATTTGTTTCTAAAGCTCATAATAACGCTTCTTCATCTTGAATTTGCCCTCTTGCGGTGTTGATTAAAATAGAATTATCTTTCATTTTTTCAATGAATTCTTTATTAATCATTTTGTCATTTTGACCTTTAATATATGGAATATGGAAGGAAATGATATCAGATTTTGCTAGTAGATTATCTAAGTCAGTGTACTCTAAAACTTCTTTCGCTTTTTCATTTGGATAAATATCATATCCATAAACTTTTGCACCAACAGATTTAAAAAAATGAGCTGTTCAATATCCGATTTTTCCTGTACCTATAACTCCAACTGTTGTGTTTTTAAATTCTCTAGCAAATCCAAATGCATCTACTGTAAAATCGTTATTTTTTCCTTTATCAGCAAAATGCAATGTTTTTCTGTTAAGCATTAATGCCATAGAAAAAGCTAATTCAGAAATTGCAGTTGGAGAATATGAAGGAACTCTTGCTGATTTAATATCCAATTCTTTCATTCTTTTTAAATCTAAATGGTCTGTTCCAACGGTTCTTGTTAAAAGATATTTAATTCCAAATGAATTAACTTTTTCAACAACAGCAGCTGTAACTTTATCACTAGCTCTTGTTATTATTGCATCAAATCCTTTTACTGAATCGACAGTTTCCTCTGTTAAAGCGTTTGAACGTAATTCTAATTCATATCCATATTTATTAAATTTATGAAAGATTGGTTCTTCAACTTTTCTTACACCAAAACAAATAACTTTTATTTTTTTCATATTAAAATGCTGCTCCACAAATTAAAATTCAAATTGGCATTATTATAATTGCTAAAAGCGTTGAAAGAGCTGAACATTGAGCAGAATATGTTTCTTGCATTTTGTATTTCATTGAATAAGCAATAACAACAGTTGCTGGTG
This window harbors:
- a CDS encoding NAD(P)-dependent oxidoreductase, which gives rise to MKVICFGVRKVEEPIFHKFNKYGYELELRSNALTEETVDSVKGFDAIITRASDKVTAAVVEKVNSFGIKYLLTRTVGTDHLDLKRMKELDIKSARVPSYSPTAISELAFSMALMLNRKTLHFADKGKNNDFTVDAFGFAREFKNTTVGVIGTGKIGYWTAHFFKSVGAKVYGYDIYPNEKAKEVLEYTDLDNLLAKSDIISFHIPYIKGQNDKMINKEFIEKMKDNSILINTARGQIQDEEALLWALETNKLSAIATDVFNKESEIFFKKHESKVPNSTVAKLMEYYPRFVVTPHIGSYTDEAVANMVETSFDNLNDFLTTNDSKNKV